The window TGAAAGAAATCGTGGAAAAGACGATGAACTAAATAAGATCGTAGAATATGTATTACTATTAATATGAAGATTGGGTTGTAATACAACCAACCTCCAAGGTTCATTACAAGACTCGACTATGACTCCAAAAGACACGAATAAAAAGAAAGAGACAACAGATACAACATAGAAATTGATCCATAAGCAGGATCACATTCCATCCATCCTTATTCTTCTCCTCATGATTGCACCACAATACCAAATTATGATCAGCCTTACTGGACCCTGCATGGCCACATCAAATCAACATTAAATCAATAATCTTCTCACATAgagagcatagacacatgaagtTTCTAAGTTGCTACTGTTGGTATAATTAAATTTATTATGCACACATCATTTTGTAACAAGCTAGATGATATAAAATATAGTAGCTAAATGTAGCACAAATCTGTCATTCTAAATCACAAAATAATTATGTTAGCGAACTTTTAAGTAATGTAAGAATGAGgcagatatatatattttgtttctGCAACATGTTAAAATACAATAATAGTATTCTATTTTCTTACTTTATGGGCGTATAAATATAATAGTATAAGTTAGATCTCACATTAAATTTAAGTTATGTACTCTGAGATGTTATAAAACTTATAATTAAAGAGATTTTACACTATTAGTGCACAAAACTTAGATCTAGCGGGAAGCAAGCTAAGTGAATAATTAACGTACTTGGAGCAGTCAGTGGAGGGACTGATCTTGTAAGGAATGTTGACTCCGCAAGCACCAGGGAGACCAGCAGCTTTGCCAGCATCAATGCCCTTAATAGAATTAGCAGCTGATTTCAGGCAAGTGCATGCTGTCTTGCGGTCTGCTGGGGTCTTAGCAGCACCCAAAAGACCTTTAACTCCGCCACAACAGCCTCCAAGAGGACCGCGGCCCTGCAAATAAGGGAGGCAGGGTGCCAAGCCAGATTGAACCTGGCCGCAGGTCAGTGCCTCTGCATATGGTGCAACCACCACCATGCACAAAAGAACCAAGCATGCAATCTTTCCAACCATTTCCATTGTTGCAAAAATTGAGAAAGATGAAATACTAGAGTAGTGAGGGAATCTGTATGGACGATATACTACAAATGTATTTGCTTGAGTGTTGGGTGCTAATCCTAGAGAAACCGTTGGGTATTTATAGAGAGGAAATTGGAAATAAATCAATGGCCGGCCAATGGAAGAGTGAAAGAATTAGTTGGCAGTTGGGGTTAAATTCAATGTTTTTCAATCAATGGTATATCAGGGAGGTGTGCTGGGTATAAAGTCAGATTTAATCCTTACGTGTTGATCTTTTAATGAACCACGCTAGGATTTAGGCACAGTGATAGAAAGCGATACCTTTAATTACCATGGTCCCAACATTCATTCCAAAACGGAAAGCTTTTCCTTTTTTctgttttaatttctttttttaatcGCGATAACTTAATTTTAGTTAACTACTTttgaattatatatgtatatattacagTGGTAAATCTGTTCCACTCTTGCTTTTTTATATGAAAT is drawn from Lycium barbarum isolate Lr01 chromosome 8, ASM1917538v2, whole genome shotgun sequence and contains these coding sequences:
- the LOC132606738 gene encoding non-specific lipid-transfer protein 2-like, whose amino-acid sequence is MEMVGKIACLVLLCMVVVAPYAEALTCGQVQSGLAPCLPYLQGRGPLGGCCGGVKGLLGAAKTPADRKTACTCLKSAANSIKGIDAGKAAGLPGACGVNIPYKISPSTDCSKVQ